A window from Thermodesulfobacteriota bacterium encodes these proteins:
- a CDS encoding CusA/CzcA family heavy metal efflux RND transporter has protein sequence MIEKMIEACAKNRFLVFTVVLLVTLGGVYALKHIPLDAVPDISDVQVIVYTPWEGRSPDLVEDQVTYPIVSALVSAPKVRTVRGFSDFGFSYVYAIFEDGTDIYWARSRVLEYLQQITGRLPEGANPSLGPDASGVGWVFTYALVDESGKHDLASLRTLQDWYLRYALASVEGVAEVASVGGFVKQYQIQVDPIRMAAYGISLREVMDRVRMSNSDVEGRLLELGGREYMVRGRGYIQSVEDIEKIVVGGSRGTPVLLRDIARVGLGPEIRRGIVELNGKGEVVGGIVVMRSGENALKVIDRVKEKIQELSPGLPEGVRIVPTYDRSELIRLSIENLQKTLLTEIAVVSLVIIVFLLHFRSALVPIFALPLSVIASFVPMYLLKISSNIMSLGGIALSIGVLVDASIVMVENGYRHLSEGTEEDRKNSSLTLIRACQQVGRGIFFSLMIIIISFIPVFLLEAQEGRLFRPLAFTKTFAMVASSISAITLVPVLMTLFLRGRRLKPEAENPVSRFFRWFYEPVIHLVLRYKKTALLINFLLLPVSFVLLLRIGSEFMPPLYEGTIFYMPITSPGISVTEAGRLLAIQDKILKGFPEVDTVFGKAGRAETSTDPAPLSMMETTIHLKPRSEWRKVKKDYTFLPEWMRPLAEKVLGSHRTITFEELVEEMDRQMQFPGVQNAWTMPIRARIDMLTTGIRTPVGIKISGPDLKKIEEVGIHIEKILKEVPGTRSVYAERVSGGYFTDIKIDREAIARYGLTVGEVQEVIQSALGGMNLTRTVEGRERYPVNLRYPRELRDDLEKVKRILVPVPKGGPAGKGSMAGPSPAVYHVPLGQLAEIRHTTGPAMIRDEDGMLAGYVYIDVAGRDIGGYVEEAKRAIQEKLGLPTGYFLTWSGQYEFQVRARERLKILMPIVFFVIFILLYLTFRSVSESIILMIAVLYALTGGIFLQYLLGYNFSVAVWVGYIALYGIAVETGVVMIIYLHEALNKRLMKGTVTPQDIHEATVEGSVLRLRPKLMTVGTTLISLLPLMWSTGVGADVMKPIAAPIIGGLVTSTIHVLIITPVIFALVKERALKKGRLKVSEMNI, from the coding sequence ATGATCGAAAAGATGATAGAGGCCTGCGCAAAGAATCGGTTTCTGGTCTTTACGGTGGTGTTATTGGTCACCCTTGGAGGGGTCTATGCCCTCAAGCACATCCCTCTCGACGCCGTGCCGGATATCTCCGACGTCCAGGTCATCGTCTATACGCCCTGGGAAGGGAGGAGCCCTGACCTCGTCGAGGATCAGGTGACCTATCCCATCGTCTCTGCCTTGGTCTCAGCCCCTAAGGTGAGGACGGTAAGGGGGTTCTCCGATTTCGGCTTCTCGTATGTCTATGCCATCTTCGAGGACGGAACGGATATCTATTGGGCAAGATCGAGGGTCCTCGAATACCTTCAGCAGATCACGGGAAGACTCCCGGAAGGCGCCAACCCCTCCCTCGGACCCGATGCGAGCGGAGTGGGATGGGTCTTTACCTACGCCCTTGTAGACGAGAGCGGAAAACATGACCTCGCCTCTCTCCGGACCCTCCAGGACTGGTACCTTCGCTACGCCCTGGCCAGCGTGGAAGGCGTTGCCGAGGTGGCCAGCGTGGGAGGGTTCGTTAAACAGTATCAGATCCAGGTCGATCCGATCCGGATGGCCGCCTACGGCATCTCCCTCCGTGAGGTGATGGATCGGGTGAGGATGTCCAATTCGGATGTGGAGGGACGGCTTCTCGAATTGGGCGGAAGGGAGTATATGGTGAGGGGCCGGGGATACATCCAGTCGGTCGAGGACATCGAGAAGATCGTGGTCGGGGGAAGCAGGGGAACGCCGGTCCTTCTCAGGGATATCGCTCGCGTCGGCCTCGGCCCTGAGATCCGCAGGGGCATCGTCGAACTAAACGGAAAGGGAGAGGTGGTGGGAGGCATCGTGGTGATGCGTTCTGGGGAGAACGCCCTTAAGGTGATCGATCGGGTCAAGGAGAAGATCCAAGAGCTTAGCCCTGGCCTTCCCGAAGGGGTGAGGATCGTCCCCACCTATGACCGCTCCGAGCTGATCCGCCTCTCCATCGAGAATCTCCAGAAGACCCTCCTCACGGAGATCGCCGTCGTCAGCCTGGTCATCATCGTCTTTCTTCTCCATTTCCGTTCCGCCCTTGTGCCCATCTTCGCCCTCCCCCTTTCGGTCATCGCCTCCTTCGTCCCGATGTACCTCCTGAAGATCAGTTCGAACATCATGTCCCTCGGGGGGATCGCCCTCTCCATCGGGGTGCTGGTCGACGCCTCGATCGTCATGGTCGAAAACGGCTACCGCCACCTCTCCGAAGGCACGGAGGAGGATCGAAAGAATAGCTCCCTCACCCTGATCCGGGCATGCCAGCAGGTGGGTCGGGGGATCTTCTTCTCTCTCATGATCATCATCATCTCCTTCATCCCGGTCTTCCTGCTCGAGGCCCAAGAGGGGAGGCTCTTTCGTCCCCTCGCCTTCACGAAGACCTTTGCCATGGTCGCTTCTTCGATCTCGGCGATCACCCTCGTGCCCGTCTTGATGACCCTCTTTTTAAGGGGGAGAAGGCTCAAACCCGAGGCCGAAAACCCGGTCTCCAGGTTCTTTCGGTGGTTCTACGAACCCGTCATCCACCTCGTCCTGAGGTACAAGAAGACAGCCCTCCTGATCAACTTCCTCCTCCTTCCGGTCAGCTTCGTCCTTCTCCTGAGAATCGGGAGCGAATTTATGCCTCCCCTTTACGAAGGGACGATCTTCTATATGCCGATCACCAGCCCCGGGATCTCGGTGACGGAGGCGGGAAGGCTCCTTGCGATCCAGGATAAGATCCTCAAGGGCTTCCCTGAAGTCGACACCGTCTTCGGAAAGGCCGGAAGGGCGGAGACGTCGACGGATCCCGCGCCATTGAGCATGATGGAGACGACCATCCACCTCAAGCCGAGGTCGGAATGGCGAAAGGTGAAGAAGGATTACACCTTCCTTCCGGAATGGATGAGACCTTTGGCGGAGAAGGTCTTGGGGAGCCATCGGACCATCACCTTCGAGGAGCTGGTCGAGGAGATGGATCGTCAGATGCAATTTCCAGGGGTCCAGAACGCCTGGACCATGCCCATCCGGGCGAGGATCGATATGCTGACGACAGGGATCCGCACACCGGTCGGGATCAAGATCTCGGGTCCCGATTTGAAGAAGATCGAGGAGGTGGGGATCCATATCGAAAAGATCCTGAAAGAGGTCCCTGGCACGCGGAGCGTCTATGCCGAAAGGGTATCGGGCGGATACTTCACCGACATCAAGATCGACCGGGAGGCCATCGCCCGATACGGTCTTACGGTCGGCGAGGTCCAGGAGGTGATCCAATCCGCCCTGGGGGGGATGAATCTCACGCGGACGGTCGAAGGAAGGGAGAGGTATCCTGTCAACCTCCGTTATCCAAGGGAACTTCGCGACGACCTTGAAAAGGTCAAAAGGATCCTCGTCCCGGTTCCGAAGGGAGGTCCAGCTGGAAAAGGTTCGATGGCCGGTCCCTCCCCTGCGGTTTACCACGTCCCCTTGGGACAGCTCGCAGAGATCCGTCATACCACCGGGCCTGCCATGATCCGGGACGAAGACGGGATGCTCGCCGGTTACGTTTATATCGATGTGGCCGGAAGGGATATCGGAGGGTATGTGGAAGAGGCCAAGCGGGCGATCCAGGAAAAGCTCGGACTTCCCACGGGCTACTTTCTCACCTGGAGCGGCCAGTATGAGTTTCAGGTGAGGGCGAGGGAGCGGCTGAAGATCCTGATGCCCATCGTCTTCTTCGTCATCTTCATTTTGCTCTACCTGACCTTCCGTTCTGTCTCGGAATCGATCATTTTGATGATCGCCGTCCTCTATGCCCTGACCGGAGGGATCTTCCTCCAGTACCTTCTGGGATACAACTTCAGCGTGGCGGTCTGGGTGGGGTATATCGCCCTTTACGGGATTGCGGTCGAAACGGGCGTGGTGATGATCATCTACCTCCACGAGGCGCTTAACAAGCGTTTGATGAAAGGGACGGTGACCCCCCAGGATATCCATGAGGCCACGGTGGAGGGGTCGGTCTTACGGCTTCGGCCCAAATTGATGACGGTGGGGACGACCCTCATCAGCCTGTTGCCCCTCATGTGGTCCACCGGGGTCGGGGCGGATGTGATGAAACCGATCGCCGCTCCTATCATCGGTGGGTTGGTGACCTCGACGATCCACGTCCTCATCATCACGCCGGTCATCTTCGCCCTGGTCAAGGAGAGGGCGTTAAAGAAGGGAAGGCTTAAGGTTTCGGAGATGAACATCTAA
- the cysK gene encoding cysteine synthase A: MARFFEDNSLSIGNTPMVRINRMAQGLKATILGKIEGRNPAYSVKCRIGANMIWTAERQGILKPGMEIVEPTSGNTGIALAYVAAARGYKLHVTMPETMSMERRKILAIFGANIILTPGAKGMRGAVEEAERIVASDPDRYYMPQQFKNPANPEIHFKTTGPEIWEQTEGRIDVLVSGVGTGGTISGVSRYIKLEKGKKILSVAVEPEESPVITQKLAGQELKPGPHKIQGIGAGFIPDTLDLSMVDRVERVSSEEAIEHARRLAREEGILSGVSCGAAIAVALRLARSGQFDGKTIVAILPDSGERYLTGALFEGIFDEAGLPRI; this comes from the coding sequence ATGGCCAGATTCTTCGAGGACAACTCTCTATCGATCGGAAATACGCCGATGGTCAGGATCAACCGGATGGCCCAGGGGCTTAAAGCCACGATCCTCGGAAAGATCGAGGGCCGAAACCCAGCCTATTCGGTCAAATGCCGGATCGGAGCCAACATGATTTGGACCGCGGAAAGGCAGGGAATCCTCAAACCCGGCATGGAGATCGTCGAGCCCACCAGTGGCAATACGGGCATCGCCCTGGCCTATGTAGCCGCGGCGAGAGGCTACAAACTCCACGTGACCATGCCCGAGACCATGTCGATGGAGCGGAGGAAGATCCTCGCCATCTTCGGGGCGAATATCATCCTCACCCCGGGAGCCAAGGGCATGAGAGGAGCCGTGGAGGAGGCCGAACGGATCGTGGCCTCCGATCCGGACCGGTATTATATGCCCCAGCAGTTCAAAAACCCCGCCAATCCCGAGATCCATTTCAAGACCACGGGTCCCGAGATCTGGGAGCAGACCGAGGGCCGGATCGACGTCCTCGTTTCCGGGGTCGGAACGGGCGGGACGATTTCAGGGGTCTCCAGGTACATCAAGCTGGAGAAGGGGAAGAAGATCCTCAGCGTGGCGGTAGAGCCTGAAGAGAGCCCGGTGATTACACAGAAACTCGCCGGGCAGGAGTTGAAACCCGGTCCCCACAAGATCCAGGGCATCGGAGCGGGCTTTATCCCTGATACGCTCGATCTTTCGATGGTCGACCGGGTGGAAAGGGTTTCGAGCGAAGAGGCAATCGAACATGCCAGGAGGTTGGCGAGAGAGGAGGGGATCCTCTCGGGGGTCAGTTGCGGTGCTGCCATCGCGGTGGCGTTGAGACTGGCAAGGAGCGGCCAGTTCGATGGGAAGACGATCGTCGCCATCCTTCCCGACTCCGGGGAACGATACCTGACGGGAGCCCTCTTCGAAGGGATCTTCGACGAGGCGGGTCTGCCGAGGATATGA